The DNA sequence AATGATTGGATGAGCAGCGGGATGTCTCGCGAGGTGGAGAATCATTATTGGGTGCAGGTGCAATATGGAAAGATATTATGCTAATATGCCTTTTGTCTGACATAGTAGTTTGCGTACAATTGCacataaattatatttatgGATTCTGTACAAATGTCCTTAACATATACTCCTTCTTAGATGCATACAAACAgtgtattttactgtatgtgtaatTTGAAAAATAGACTGTTGTTTAATGTAATCATATCAAGGTGTGATGCAGTAGTGCAGTAAATAAAGACTATTTATAAGGGGAAAAGTATGTGTATTATGAAACAGTCTGACCAAATTTTAAGTAGACGCTTCTTGTGCAGTTTGGTGCTTCGAATCAAGCGGCAAGGGTCTGTGcctttattttgcttttcatcattttctgttatCAGAAGGTTGTCGTTGAATAaggattaacaaaaaaaaaaaagaaaatgtcaaggTACTCTCGATCGAGGCGCGCGacaggagatttaaaaaaaaaaaaaaaaatatgaaaaaagaagctttttttctttctttgctccGTCAGTTCTGCGctgacggacggacggacgcaGCTTGATTTCACGTGAAACAatcttaaagaaaatgtttcttatgttgcatttttttcttaatgttgtGGTTTTTATCTTGGTAAAAATGCATGGGATTTGCTATTGCACAAAAATAGAGGAAGTTAATATGTAATTATGAATACTGTaagatgtatttatatattAGAACGTGAGCACTTATTGATACTGGTAAATATTTGACTACTATTTATATGGTATATCTGTACTTATGCAGCAGTGATGCAGTTATGCAGTGAGCCACGCTGGCATTGCTTTTGATCTCATGTATTTGCTTTGAttaaacagctttttatttcttttttttttttcctctctcttatACAGATGACCATAAGCATTTTATGAGTTTTTACGATGCACTTTCATCCTTTTTCATCTTCTGATGTTTCACTGACTCGatcagtgggaaaaaaaacagggggggGGAGTAAAAACGTGTTATGTTCTCTTGTGGTTTTTGAAACATTCCAGtcgttctttcttttttttttttttctcacgtgTTCTCATTTTTTCGTGAAACATGTTGCACACAAATTCAAGGGGCTACGATGATCAGTCGAtggtgtgttttcttgcatttaAACTGGATAAATCAATATCACTTACTGTAAGTTATCCTAAAAGTAATGATGTTAACGGCGTGAGTTGGTTGACTATTACTGTGCTTCAGCTCAAAGTGTAAAAGTAATCATTCAACCGATTGcattacttcttcttctctgtatATATACGtgtatttttatgatttaaacTATTTTTGCAGTGTTTGAATTCTGAAAAACTTTTTACGCAGACTGTTTATCGTCTCTTTAAGAGGTGAAATGTCTGCAGTTTGACGTAACAGAGGTTTAAACGAGGGAGAGAAATGGCGCGGTGTTAATCGCTAACGTCACCGCGTCTCAtctttgaaaagagaaaacaagtgtATTCACATCTTCGAGTGGTTGTGTTGCCAGTGTGAGAAACGGATTTCAGcgtcagaagaaaaaaaaaacactttgttcacTCATGTTTACATAAAGaaattttaaaggtgcactgctttaatttttgtgttttgttttgttttttccccttttcttttttttcctggagatGTATGTAGCTTTTGAtttatgtaatttttatttGTCGTGGTTAAACGGTGCAGAACGCTCATAAAAATGTGAAGGGAAACGTGAAAAAAGCCTTTCGATTTTGCTTtttgcatacagtatgtattcagattgtgttttgtttctattGTGTATTCATATTTACTGAACTGCATTGTGCCTCTCATGTCTATGAAATTccctgtaaaacacacagaggacgAATCATTTTACCTCTCAgctaagattttttttttttttttttcgagggggggagagaaaaccTCAGTAGCCAATCGGTTTGTTCAGCTATTTGCATCAGATCTGGTTAGTCAGGACGGAGTGCCTCTTTTATGCTATTGGGGACTTTATTGTTTTGGTGCTCTActttttcagattaaaattcaaaaaaattgttttaaaagaatATACTTCTAACccaaggatgtgtgtgtgtgtcgcagacttatttcatgtttttattgatgtttcAAAATGGCGCCcgtgccttttttgttttttttctacctttcaCCTGCGTAATTCACGGCTGTTTAAATTAAGAGCGCACGAGGGAAGGTTTGAAGGTTTTCAGATGAGATCATTCACGTTTTATCTGgagggggaacaaaaaaaaacaaaaaacctttctGAGTGAAAAATTGGAGAGACTCCTACCAGTGACATCCTCTGGTGAAAAATTATTACTGCAGTCATAACatggaacaagaaaaaaaaataaatgaatgcttCCAAAAATAGTTCTCACCTTGTGGATAATGTATTCAAACGTCTCTAGGTTGCATCAAATTCAGCAAAAACTCAGCTGCACATGTAACCGTGCAGCCACTGCTCTGCGCTGTGAGTAAATACTGCATGTGTTAAGCATATATTAAGCCGGCAAATGACTGTGATCTTACAGCATATTATCTTCTCTGGGTCGGGGAGGAAGGTCTGTTCTAATTCTGGCCAATCAGGAGgacagttcattttttttttccccctctcccgCTCGGCGACTCGGCCTGTCAGGCCCATTTGTTAGAATAATTATACGGCTGTTAACGGCATCTCGGCTTAAAATAAAATTAGTGCTGCACTGGTGTAAAAGCAGCAGAGGTATCACATAAAATGGCCGCTGGAGACaaacccttttttgttttaaaaacggTGAAGCGTTCTCACAACAAGCTCTCTGAGGTTAAAATTCCCTCTTAGATTACAATCAGAGGAGGCTGTTTTTCGTGGAcggacagagacacacagtcccctctcgtcctccctctctctgctcagagtgAGCTGTGCTCCTCTGGTTTATTTTGAGGTGGTCTTATCACAGCTGTTGTATCTGTGGTGGCAGCCTGTCCAAGCCCCTCGACACTCTTCCCTTTCCCACTCTGGCCCTTGGTCCTGGTAAGACCCTGTTTTTGCTCGTCACCCTGCTTCTTCAGGGACATTAACACCTAAATAACGTAAATATactctgtgtttcagaggggTTTCCAAACCTCTTCTCATTCTCtaactgtttgtttgaatgcGAGTGCTTTTTGTTGGAGATAAGGAGTTAAATCACTTGAGGCTTGCCTGTGTCACTTGTTAACAGAACCAGAAGAGATTCATCTTGTTTCTGGACGActcttctttttaatctgtttctCTGATTGCGCACAGCCACTGTTGTGCGAGGAAATCAATAACGCCTTTTCCTCCAGTCATTTGTTTATCAGCTGAGTTTCCGTTCCGCCTAACCGCCTCCTTTAAAGAATACTGAATATAGACGTGGTCGGTTATGTAACACAGATATTTAGAATAGTTGGGAATGCAGCGTTTCGTACGCACAACCACTGACATTGACATCAATAAGAATGgattagaaataaataaatatcttgCCCATATTAAGAAGTTCCCAAAATAGCCTGTGGGGTCTGGAACAGGTGCCACGCGCTCCGCTTGTGAAAGCTCAGGCAGTGTGAAGGCTGCACTAATTTTATGCACGTAAACAGGCTCTCTGGCTGTGAGCCTCCAGAACAGCCACCGAGGCAGCATGGGGCTTCATTTCAGTCACCGTGGTGCGCTAATGTGCTTTGTTACCACTTTAATTAACTGGGGTTGAATCATGTtaaatcgaaaaaaaaaaaaaaaaaagggtcacattttcctgaatgtgttttaagaTTGCAGCATAATCTGCCATCAAAAGAGCAAGAAAATgctttatgtctgtgtgtaatgtgtttcaCAGAGCTCCATCTGTATAGAATAGACAGTTGACTTTAATAGCCTTGCTTATTTGCTTTGTATGGTatgaaaaatatcagaaaacagtgaaaaatataGTTATAAACATCTGTAAATGGCTTATATTTTAGTTCTTAACCTGTTTACTGTCATATATCATGAGGGCAATATTTAATCCTCACATGAGAAACTGGAACCAGCAATTTCtttgcctgaaaaatgactaaaatcaTTAATTGACTGGCTAAAAGCCAGAAAACAACGCCAACTAATCTGATAATTCATTAATGCCGCTGTTCTCCGTCTTGCAGCCACGGTGAACTAAATTCAAACTGTCATGATGATAAGAGGAGGTAAAAatgcagagcaggaggagaataTTTCAAACGCCCCGTGGTTGACAACAGAGCTgagtgctaatgttagcaacaaACGCTGCACAACAGTAACCTGAACAGAGTCGATCAGTCATAATGGTGATACCAAGACAGCCTCATGTTATCTGAGGTGGTACACGGTGTAAAAACTTTCAGAAACTCTGGATTAATCGACTACTTGCTCCTCTAATCTGTAAAAAGGCTGATATGAGCCCGGCTGATTTATCAGTCCAGCTCTGTAGGTCTTCCCAGTGTTCACAGCCGTAAAAGTACAAAAGGTGTAAATAGTAAAATTAATAATGGCTGCATTCTATTTAGCcgtttcagtttcagggtcgAGTTGTTGTGCACACTGCGAGACCTGAGTGGAACAGAGACATGAATGTTATGAGTCACACCTGTACTCTGCCTAAAAAtaatctgctgtgaaaaggccTGTTGAGAAGCTCTTTCATATAACCAGAGATTATGAATCAGCCAAACAGCGTCGGAGCGactggaaaatgaaacaaaaaagacccaaaaaaaaaaaacagaacttggCTCGGGTTCTGAGCTCTGACgctgtttcgctgtgaagctgcagaaatgattTGCGGGCtgcgaaacttcacctgaccttCAATCAGCATgaaggtgagtagataatgactgaactgtCACATCAGTAACCGGTttgatgatgacatttatttgataaatacAAATAACCAGTCAAAATGATCCACAGCGTAGAGAAGTGACTGTCAGGCTGCTCATAAAACGCAGGGAACATGAGGTCAGCGGGTCAGAGGTGATCACGAGAGACTAACCCTTTGAACAACGATGCCAGGAGGAGATGAATATCGCTTGTCTTCCTCCACTTCGTCACAGAAAACcagctgtttccctctcagTACCAGCTCAGAATAATGGAGGCCTGTCAGATGAGCAGCCCTGCACCCGTGGGTCCGGAGGCGCCGCCAGCCGAGGGTCAGCACATCGACCTGACAGAGGACCTGgcccagcagctggaggacatcatTAGCACCTACCAGGCCGAGATTCCCGCTGAGCCAGAGGACGCCGAGGAGGTCACAGCCGTCAAGGAGGCAGACACCCGCAAGGACCAGAAACTGGAGAAGAAGATGCTCAAAAATCTaggtgttctgttttttttttttgtttttttttctttctcagagtgttttattgattttagcAGAGGTGGGTTTTCATTCAGCTCGGTCAGCAGAAGTCCAAGTTGTACTGAAACTGATAGGTGTGTAAGCGGAGCTGTTATGCGCGTAAGTGCATCCATCCGCAACAGACGAGCAGGTAAAATAGTATTTCCTCGTGCTGTTTATAGTTGGCTTCAGTTGACTCACACGGGGAGACAGACTTCTTGTAAACACAGATGGTTAGCTGCTCTTAAACGAAGCTCAAACCCGACCTGACTGTCGTCTGTGGTTCTCTGTGGCTGTTCAGGGAAGGAGGCCATGCTGCTGATGCAGAGTCTGAACAAACTCAACACTCCAGAGCAGAAACTGGAAGCAATCATCAAGAAGCACGCTGAGCTGGTGAGTTGAGCCTtatagagaagaagaagaagaaaaggtggGATGTGCCTTTGCTCTTTAGGGGCATGTggtggattttgtcttgtgtgtccttgcagctggaggagcatCGCAGTGATCAGAAGCAGCTGAAGGTCCTgcagaagaagctgctgcaggtgatgaAGGAGAAGGACCAGCTGCAGAGCGAGCACAGCCGGGCCGTGCTGGCTCGCAGTAAACTGGAGGGACTCTGCCGAGAGCTGCAGCGGCACAACAAGACCTTAAAGGTACCTCAAGCTCCCGCcgtgcctcctcctctgtgccgCAGAGGAAGTACATAATTGAATCACAAGCCGCTACTACTAAAAGGccatttgctgttgtttgtttgttggtgccGGGTGTCGTAACCATATGTTGCGCTCGACAGGAGGTGACATCAGCTGGCACCAGAGATCAGACGTCATGTCAAAAAGCTCCGCGGCAATATATTCTAATGCTTAGAGGGTTGAGCCGAGGGCGCCACTTTGTCACTGACAACCAACAGTAGGCACAGAAAACACGTCACAGGTCATGTTTCTATTTAAGAGGGGCTCGGGGTCTTTTGAAATGAATTAATTCGAGGACACTACAACACTTTCCAAGGCAAATTATTCTGGTGGATGTTCAGATTAACCAGTCTAAACCCAGCACTGTGTGTTGAAAAGTGATGGTGACACAACATATTGAGGGGATTGTATGATATCGTATGATTAACATATTGCACTGttaaaaagggagggggggcaaAACTGGTCAAAAACAATGGTGTCTCAAAACCGCAGGGTACCCGCTGGAAATGACACCTGTGGTTTGAGGTGTGAAGTCACAACAGGCTTGGAAATTTGTTCAGACAAGTCCACAAGAATACTCTACATCAAATCTTTTGGTTAAAGAGACCGCCTTtgcttttttattctcttctaAAAGAcgtttttcaccatttcctgacattttaaaagacaaaactaaTCCCTCGAGAAAACAATCTGCcccaaaataatcattaatttatGCTCTTATAACATCACACACAACGGTGGTTAATCAGTTGTGAGGCCGGTGTTGTGAAACCACATGAACAGGCTCTTCAGTCGCTGTCAGTTCAGCTGAATCCATTGATTGTACAAAACGTTGACGTGTTGTTAACCTGCGTTCTTTCTTGAGACCAGCAGGGCCAAAAACAGGTCAggttgtatgtaagcttattACAAACTGACCCAAACTGAGTTCATGGTTTCAATCACTTGTTTCAGGTCTTATCTGATACAGCGTGGTGCTCGTTTAATAAATGATGGTCAATTCAGAGTAAAATAGACAGTAAACCAGGGTATGCTGCTATCTTGGCTTTGACATTTCACTACTGCAACACATCctcaggttctcagtcagataGACTTTGTAGAAATATGCTCACCTCTGGCTGTTAAAGAGAAAATGGATGGCGTCAGCTGTTATGGCTTCAAAACGGTCGCCTACAAAGCAATTGGTGACGTCAGAGCGGGTTTATACTTCAAAGGATAAGCTAAATGTGCCCCTGGCTCTATGTCACTGTGCTAATTGCAAATGTGTCACAtgcaaggtgtttttttttttaagctcccACATCTGTCCCTGTCATTGCAGGAAGAGACCCTGCAGAGGTGCAGAGAGGACGacctgaagaggaaagagaTCACCACCCACTTCCAGGGGACGCTGAGCGACATCCAGGCCCAAATCGAGGAGCACAGCACCCGCAACACCAAGCTGTGCCAGGAGAACAGCGCCCTGGCAGAGAAACTGAAGGGGCTCATATCGCAGTACGACCAGCGAGAGAAGGTGAACCTGACACGCACACATGGGTTcaaaacagagtttaaaaagtggatcTATAAACCCAAATCTGCATGCAAACCCGCCTGACATAACCTGAGCCGTACCTCACACGTCTCGGCCTCTGTGCCAGTTTCAAACCTGTGAATTATCATCGCATTTCACCCAGGTCTTCCATTTATTAGCTGCgctatttcagttttatgcagccaaaaagaaagaaagaaacgaaACAGTCCGTCCACATGAGGACGACTCATAAATCCTCCATGATTGTCTTCCAGAACCTGGAGAAGGTCTTCAAACACAGAGACCTGAAAGAAAAGCTGCTGGAGACCAAACTCACGCAGGCCAACGTGCTGCTGAAGGAGGCCGAGGAGAAGCACAAGCTGGAGAGAGAGCTTGTACGTTCTGCGTATCAGATTTGTCGAGCCAACACATTTGCAATTCTAATCCCCCAACGCTCATTTTCATGGGACATTTTAATATTCCGCAGATGCTAAAACAGGCGACGGAGTATAAACTGAAAGTGAAGGTCATGAAGGAGCAGGAAATCGATATGAGGACCCAGGTAGTGTAACACGGCATCATGGGAAGTATTGGCTTGTTGTTCCCTTCTCTCTGGATGCTGGtataatgttttttctctccgcTTCCCCGCAGCTCGATATGTACTCCAAGAAGTTTGATGAATTCCAGGGCACGGTATCAAAGAGTAACAGCGTCTACAGCGGCTTCAAACAGGACATGGACAAAGTGAGAGAGTGCTTCATCATAACGGTTATATTATTTGAATAAAAGACACGATAGAAACTGGGATGAGAGCAAAAAGATCCCCATGAGATTTACACTAACACTCAAACTGTATGATCCTATTTTTAGAAGTGGCTTTGAGCGTGTCGTGTGTAAcatgtttcttgttgttgtcGTGTAGATGACCAAGAAAATGAGAAAGCTGGAGAAAGAGTGCCAGTCGTGGAAGTCTCGCTTCGACGGCTGCAACAAGAGCCTCCTCGACATGGTGTCGGATGTAagggacattttcttcagctccAAACGAAGCATTGGTTTGTTTGGCATCGACGTAAAACCCACCAGAAACTCATCACCGTGTTTCTGTGCATTTCCATCCTTTACAGAAAGCCATCAAGGAGAAGGAGTTTGAGCTCGTCACCATCAAGAACCAGAAGCTTGAGAATCTGTGCAGGGCTTtgcaagaggagaggaagagcctTTACGACAAGGTGCAGGGAGCCGGAGACAAACCAGACGGTAAGACCAGCGAACCAACGGAGAAGGAGGAGCCTGAGGTGCTGCCGACCCCTGAAGTGCCCAAAGACGACCGACCCGTCCAGAGCACCGCGGCCTCCGCTGCCACACCAACGATCGAAACTCCACTGGCCAAGGAACTGGCCAAACTGAAGTCTGAGCAGGCCCGTCTGCAGGAGATCGCCGGCTCTTTCACAATCTCCCACATTATACCCACGGAAACAGACGTTAGCCAATCACAAGGACTCTCTGAGGGCGTCCAGGAGCCAGAGGAGAACCACATACAGGAGAGCAACGGGGAACACCCCCAGGAAGCCCAGGAGGACGGAGAACAAGAACAGAGAGATCTGGAAATGCAGTCTGTTGATTAACGCAGAAACTACCGTGGAGAATTGTACCTGGTTCATGTGAGATTCAtagcaataaaaagaaaaatgctggcTTTATCTTCAGTGTCTGACCCTGATGTGTCGATGTTTAAGAGATCAGCTGATCAGAAAGATGCAATTTAGAGAACTCAACAGTTTAAGGGCTTTAAAGATCATCTGGACATATTCCTATTCCTCACCTATCCACTTGTTTCCTGCAGAGGCTACTGGGTAAACCATCGTGAGTGATACTTGAGGTATAACTGATGCACTGGCGGCACTTTCAAGGGTTTAGAAGTGTTAGTTAAGTGGCCTGAGCATAATAATAGAGTCAGAAGTAGTAATTCAGTAGAGAAGATCTAAATGGAGGAATGCTGTGGCCGACACGTcgctctgagagagaggatgagcgtcctgttaccatggaaaacACGTAGAAGGAG is a window from the Acanthopagrus latus isolate v.2019 chromosome 16, fAcaLat1.1, whole genome shotgun sequence genome containing:
- the txlnbb gene encoding taxilin beta b, which encodes MEACQMSSPAPVGPEAPPAEGQHIDLTEDLAQQLEDIISTYQAEIPAEPEDAEEVTAVKEADTRKDQKLEKKMLKNLGKEAMLLMQSLNKLNTPEQKLEAIIKKHAELLEEHRSDQKQLKVLQKKLLQVMKEKDQLQSEHSRAVLARSKLEGLCRELQRHNKTLKEETLQRCREDDLKRKEITTHFQGTLSDIQAQIEEHSTRNTKLCQENSALAEKLKGLISQYDQREKNLEKVFKHRDLKEKLLETKLTQANVLLKEAEEKHKLERELMLKQATEYKLKVKVMKEQEIDMRTQLDMYSKKFDEFQGTVSKSNSVYSGFKQDMDKMTKKMRKLEKECQSWKSRFDGCNKSLLDMVSDKAIKEKEFELVTIKNQKLENLCRALQEERKSLYDKVQGAGDKPDGKTSEPTEKEEPEVLPTPEVPKDDRPVQSTAASAATPTIETPLAKELAKLKSEQARLQEIAGSFTISHIIPTETDVSQSQGLSEGVQEPEENHIQESNGEHPQEAQEDGEQEQRDLEMQSVD